In Brienomyrus brachyistius isolate T26 chromosome 3, BBRACH_0.4, whole genome shotgun sequence, the following proteins share a genomic window:
- the LOC125739281 gene encoding uncharacterized protein LOC125739281 isoform X2, with protein MDSASLQTSREAMVDEMKKKSPDVSIIKHAMNTTFALRRAEVVKDKPDIRQMVQRWPALFTESQVNLEFTRITGKSLIGEFFSALDGLYPGLEEVFTRKTGRVGQELADLRKQKQSMEPTVNRCYALRGLPIILGDNASKFLTSQKNAADGDLEIPIGIIFNGENGSPEQELNPSQLGILLEGNVVMDSICSLPLAMCLLFGLTYALHLEYPKCMKNTFLFIQQIMLNLGRNDPPPKLQRLKNELSM; from the exons ATGGATAGCGCTAGTCTTCAAACTTCCCGAGAAGCCATGGTTgatgaaatgaagaaaaaatcTCCGGATGTTTCCATCATAAAACATGCCATGAACACCACTTTTGCCTTAAGAAGAGCAGAAGTAGTGAAGGATAAGCCTGACATCAGGCAGATGGTTCAGCGGTGGCCAGCGCTTTTTACTGAAAGCCAg GTCAACTTGGAATTCACCAGAATTACTGGAAAAAGCCTCATAGGAGAATTCTTTTCTGCTCTGGATGGTCTGTATCCTGGCTTAGAAGAGGTCTTCACGAGAAAGACAGGACGTGTGGGCCAAGAACTGGCAGACCTTCGGAAGCAAAAGCAG AGCATGGAGCCCACTGTCAACAGATGTTACGCCTTGAGGGGACTTCCAATTATTCTTGGGGACAATGCCTCCAAGTTCTTAACGAGTCAAAAA AATGCTGCTGATGGTGACCTTGAAATCCCAATAGGAATCATCTTCAATGGTGAAAACGGAAGTCCAGAGCAAGAACTGAACCCCTCCCAACTGGGGATCCTTCTAGAGGGCAATGTGGTTATGGATTCCATCTGCAGTCTTCCTTTGGCAATGTGTCTCCTGTTCGGACTGACTTATGCACTCCACTTGGAGTACCCAAAGTGCATGAAGAATACCTTCCTGTTTATCCAGCAGATTATGCTGAATCTGGGACGAAACGATCCTCCTCCAAAACTCCAAAGGCTAAAAAATGAGCTTTCAAT GTAA
- the LOC125739281 gene encoding uncharacterized protein LOC125739281 isoform X1, producing MDSASLQTSREAMVDEMKKKSPDVSIIKHAMNTTFALRRAEVVKDKPDIRQMVQRWPALFTESQVNLEFTRITGKSLIGEFFSALDGLYPGLEEVFTRKTGRVGQELADLRKQKQSMEPTVNRCYALRGLPIILGDNASKFLTSQKNAADGDLEIPIGIIFNGENGSPEQELNPSQLGILLEGNVVMDSICSLPLAMCLLFGLTYALHLEYPKCMKNTFLFIQQIMLNLGRNDPPPKLQRLKNELSM from the exons ATGGATAGCGCTAGTCTTCAAACTTCCCGAGAAGCCATGGTTgatgaaatgaagaaaaaatcTCCGGATGTTTCCATCATAAAACATGCCATGAACACCACTTTTGCCTTAAGAAGAGCAGAAGTAGTGAAGGATAAGCCTGACATCAGGCAGATGGTTCAGCGGTGGCCAGCGCTTTTTACTGAAAGCCAg GTCAACTTGGAATTCACCAGAATTACTGGAAAAAGCCTCATAGGAGAATTCTTTTCTGCTCTGGATGGTCTGTATCCTGGCTTAGAAGAGGTCTTCACGAGAAAGACAGGACGTGTGGGCCAAGAACTGGCAGACCTTCGGAAGCAAAAGCAG AGCATGGAGCCCACTGTCAACAGATGTTACGCCTTGAGGGGACTTCCAATTATTCTTGGGGACAATGCCTCCAAGTTCTTAACGAGTCAAAAA AATGCTGCTGATGGTGACCTTGAAATCCCAATAGGAATCATCTTCAATGGTGAAAACGGAAGTCCAGAGCAAGAACTGAACCCCTCCCAACTGGGGATCCTTCTAGAGGGCAATGTGGTTATGGATTCCATCTGCAGTCTTCCTTTGGCAATGTGTCTCCTGTTCGGACTGACTTATGCACTCCACTTGGAGTACCCAAAGTGCATGAAGAATACCTTCCTGTTTATCCAGCAGATTATGCTGAATCTGGGACGAAACGATCCTCCTCCAAAACTCCAAAGGCTAAAAAATGAGCTTTCAATGTGA